A single genomic interval of Musa acuminata AAA Group cultivar baxijiao chromosome BXJ3-4, Cavendish_Baxijiao_AAA, whole genome shotgun sequence harbors:
- the LOC135585004 gene encoding 5-formyltetrahydrofolate cyclo-ligase, mitochondrial-like isoform X1 — protein sequence MSGHRGGVLCKAAYFLMTHCHHHHPTHRAFLPSIAVPVRCAAGSATPPSAVVMSDTAALQQKRALRSRIRKALKEFSPAQRALEDVEIQNFVLNSSWFKSCKGLCAYISCKSLREVDTSRIIADVLKNSGAEHGLQVMKKLYVPRVEDKNSHMRMLRISTIEDLVANSMNILEPSPVDSDQSEREDVLLASQPVDLLLLPGLAFDRHGRRLGRGGGYYDVFLRKYEELANQQNWKQPLRVALAYTVQIVEDELIPMTETDVPVDALVSSNGVFPISPAALERM from the exons ATGAGCGGACATCGCGGCGGCGTACTGTGTAAGGCGGCATATTTCTTGATGACCcactgccaccaccaccaccccacTCACCGTGCCTTCCTCCCCTCCATCGCCGTCCCCGTCCGCTGCGCCGCCGGCTCGGCCACTCCCCCCTCCGCAGTCGTCATGTCCGACACTGCCGCGTTGCAGCAGAAGCGCGCCCTCCGGTCCCGGATCCGGAAAGCGCTCAAGGAATTCTCACCCGCTCAGCGAGCCCTAGAAG ATGTGGAAATTCAAAATTTTGTGCTCAATTCATCTTGGTTCAAATCTTGCAAAGGATTATGTGCTTATATAAGTTGCAAGTCACTACGGGAAGTTGATACATCAAGAATCATAGCAGACGTACTGAAGAACTCAGGTGCTG AACATGGCTTGCAGGTAATGAAAAAACTCTATGTTCCAAGGGTGGAGGATAAGAATAGCCATATGAGGATGCTCAGAATCTCAACTATTGAGGACTTAGTAGCAAATTCAATGAATATATTGGAACCATCTCCTGTCGATTCTGATCAGAGTGAACGTGAAGATG TTCTGCTGGCAAGTCAACCAGTTGACCTATTACTTTTACCTG GACTTGCATTTGATAGGCATGGAAGACGTCTAGGTCGTGGTGGAGG CTACTATGATGTCTTCCTGCGGAAATATGAGGAGCTTGCCAATCAGCAAAACTGGAAACAGCCACTGCGAG TCGCACTTGCATACACGGTGCAAATTGTGGAGGATGAGTTGATACCAATGACCGAAACAGATGTTCCAGTCGATGCTCTTGTTTCATCAAACGGTGTGTTTCCGATCAGCCCTGCTGCTTTGGAGAGGATGTAG
- the LOC135585004 gene encoding 5-formyltetrahydrofolate cyclo-ligase, mitochondrial-like isoform X3, producing the protein MSGHRGGVLCKAAYFLMTHCHHHHPTHRAFLPSIAVPVRCAAGSATPPSAVVMSDTAALQQKRALRSRIRKALKEFSPAQRALEDVEIQNFVLNSSWFKSCKGLCAYISCKSLREVDTSRIIADVLKNSGVMKKLYVPRVEDKNSHMRMLRISTIEDLVANSMNILEPSPVDSDQSEREDVLLASQPVDLLLLPGLAFDRHGRRLGRGGGYYDVFLRKYEELANQQNWKQPLRVALAYTVQIVEDELIPMTETDVPVDALVSSNGVFPISPAALERM; encoded by the exons ATGAGCGGACATCGCGGCGGCGTACTGTGTAAGGCGGCATATTTCTTGATGACCcactgccaccaccaccaccccacTCACCGTGCCTTCCTCCCCTCCATCGCCGTCCCCGTCCGCTGCGCCGCCGGCTCGGCCACTCCCCCCTCCGCAGTCGTCATGTCCGACACTGCCGCGTTGCAGCAGAAGCGCGCCCTCCGGTCCCGGATCCGGAAAGCGCTCAAGGAATTCTCACCCGCTCAGCGAGCCCTAGAAG ATGTGGAAATTCAAAATTTTGTGCTCAATTCATCTTGGTTCAAATCTTGCAAAGGATTATGTGCTTATATAAGTTGCAAGTCACTACGGGAAGTTGATACATCAAGAATCATAGCAGACGTACTGAAGAACTCAGGT GTAATGAAAAAACTCTATGTTCCAAGGGTGGAGGATAAGAATAGCCATATGAGGATGCTCAGAATCTCAACTATTGAGGACTTAGTAGCAAATTCAATGAATATATTGGAACCATCTCCTGTCGATTCTGATCAGAGTGAACGTGAAGATG TTCTGCTGGCAAGTCAACCAGTTGACCTATTACTTTTACCTG GACTTGCATTTGATAGGCATGGAAGACGTCTAGGTCGTGGTGGAGG CTACTATGATGTCTTCCTGCGGAAATATGAGGAGCTTGCCAATCAGCAAAACTGGAAACAGCCACTGCGAG TCGCACTTGCATACACGGTGCAAATTGTGGAGGATGAGTTGATACCAATGACCGAAACAGATGTTCCAGTCGATGCTCTTGTTTCATCAAACGGTGTGTTTCCGATCAGCCCTGCTGCTTTGGAGAGGATGTAG
- the LOC135585004 gene encoding 5-formyltetrahydrofolate cyclo-ligase, mitochondrial-like isoform X2: MSGHRGGVLCKAAYFLMTHCHHHHPTHRAFLPSIAVPVRCAAGSATPPSAVVMSDTAALQQKRALRSRIRKALKEFSPAQRALEDVEIQNFVLNSSWFKSCKGLCAYISCKSLREVDTSRIIADVLKNSEHGLQVMKKLYVPRVEDKNSHMRMLRISTIEDLVANSMNILEPSPVDSDQSEREDVLLASQPVDLLLLPGLAFDRHGRRLGRGGGYYDVFLRKYEELANQQNWKQPLRVALAYTVQIVEDELIPMTETDVPVDALVSSNGVFPISPAALERM, from the exons ATGAGCGGACATCGCGGCGGCGTACTGTGTAAGGCGGCATATTTCTTGATGACCcactgccaccaccaccaccccacTCACCGTGCCTTCCTCCCCTCCATCGCCGTCCCCGTCCGCTGCGCCGCCGGCTCGGCCACTCCCCCCTCCGCAGTCGTCATGTCCGACACTGCCGCGTTGCAGCAGAAGCGCGCCCTCCGGTCCCGGATCCGGAAAGCGCTCAAGGAATTCTCACCCGCTCAGCGAGCCCTAGAAG ATGTGGAAATTCAAAATTTTGTGCTCAATTCATCTTGGTTCAAATCTTGCAAAGGATTATGTGCTTATATAAGTTGCAAGTCACTACGGGAAGTTGATACATCAAGAATCATAGCAGACGTACTGAAGAACTCAG AACATGGCTTGCAGGTAATGAAAAAACTCTATGTTCCAAGGGTGGAGGATAAGAATAGCCATATGAGGATGCTCAGAATCTCAACTATTGAGGACTTAGTAGCAAATTCAATGAATATATTGGAACCATCTCCTGTCGATTCTGATCAGAGTGAACGTGAAGATG TTCTGCTGGCAAGTCAACCAGTTGACCTATTACTTTTACCTG GACTTGCATTTGATAGGCATGGAAGACGTCTAGGTCGTGGTGGAGG CTACTATGATGTCTTCCTGCGGAAATATGAGGAGCTTGCCAATCAGCAAAACTGGAAACAGCCACTGCGAG TCGCACTTGCATACACGGTGCAAATTGTGGAGGATGAGTTGATACCAATGACCGAAACAGATGTTCCAGTCGATGCTCTTGTTTCATCAAACGGTGTGTTTCCGATCAGCCCTGCTGCTTTGGAGAGGATGTAG